From a single Oligoflexia bacterium genomic region:
- a CDS encoding glycosyltransferase family 9 protein, producing the protein MKLDNRQSDLPKFLDRKIGILLVFLLSCIRPLLKLVQGLEPQGKKRFLIIKLSALGDVVVMLPALRLLKNQYPDSEIVFLGSSSNKEMCLSVPMISKFETFSIKNIFKLRKEFFTAVIDFDQWVRTTAIIAALMKTSFSVGFKSPSQYRHFAHDEIVEFSKNIHTGSNFWNLTKKLLTKLGNSVTSTFEEDCDKVQKEWLKTFTHKPTMKHLPENFIVIHPGCGENGVYRQWPIDSWKNLVIMLTQKFNPTEILITGQGDYEVALAQSISQAGGTSIAGKVSFQELIEILTRAKRVYSSNTGIMHLASFLGNRVIVLNGPTNSVLWKPLWGGLTLNSPVACAPCLTWGNDYGCSDPVCVKIMTPQLVFEASNA; encoded by the coding sequence TTGAAACTGGACAATCGTCAAAGCGATTTACCAAAATTTTTAGATAGAAAAATTGGAATCCTGCTTGTCTTTTTATTAAGCTGCATTCGGCCTTTGTTGAAACTTGTCCAAGGTCTAGAGCCTCAAGGTAAAAAACGATTTCTTATTATTAAATTATCTGCCCTTGGTGATGTGGTTGTGATGCTGCCTGCACTCAGACTTTTAAAAAATCAATATCCTGATAGTGAAATTGTTTTTTTGGGAAGTTCTTCTAATAAAGAAATGTGTCTGAGTGTTCCCATGATTTCTAAGTTTGAAACATTTTCGATTAAAAATATTTTTAAACTACGTAAAGAATTTTTCACAGCCGTTATAGATTTTGATCAGTGGGTGAGAACTACGGCTATTATTGCCGCACTTATGAAAACTTCGTTTAGTGTCGGTTTTAAATCACCTAGTCAATATCGACATTTTGCCCATGATGAGATCGTTGAATTTTCAAAAAACATTCACACAGGCAGTAATTTTTGGAATCTTACAAAAAAACTACTTACGAAATTGGGCAATTCAGTCACGAGTACTTTTGAAGAAGATTGCGATAAAGTTCAAAAAGAATGGCTGAAAACTTTTACCCACAAACCCACAATGAAACATTTGCCAGAAAATTTTATCGTCATACATCCAGGGTGCGGAGAAAATGGAGTCTATAGACAATGGCCTATCGACTCATGGAAAAATTTGGTGATCATGCTCACCCAGAAATTCAACCCCACTGAAATTCTAATTACAGGGCAGGGCGATTATGAGGTGGCATTGGCGCAATCAATTTCCCAAGCCGGTGGAACATCAATTGCTGGAAAAGTAAGTTTTCAAGAACTTATTGAGATCTTAACAAGAGCAAAACGAGTCTATTCTTCAAACACAGGTATAATGCATCTTGCTAGTTTTTTGGGTAATCGGGTCATTGTTCTTAATGGACCTACAAATTCTGTGCTTTGGAAACCACTTTGGGGTGGCCTTACACTTAACTCGCCAGTGGCTTGTGCTCCTTGCTTGACGTGGGGAAATGACTATGGTTGTTCTGACCCTGTATGTGTAAAGATAATGACTCCACAACTGGTTTTTGAGGCTAGCAATGCTTAA
- a CDS encoding undecaprenyl-phosphate glucose phosphotransferase, which yields MLKEHQRYFNMFFQFFDMFIVALAWVLSYPLRFIYLADIIPVRKGYPLYDEYFYITGVIVIIWYAVFNLTGVYKSRRTQSLWPELLALARAQTVAFIIFAALTFLTTAVMFSRGVLLVFFVLVNVFFVVERIALRFFLKNLRRKGFNRRNVLIVGDNEIAKAFLERLHYHPELGLAVMGVIRLDELPESSRTGLQVLGTCADLTKVLTLHKIDQVFLALRNADRDQLDMILSSVMEQNVDVRIIPDLHQFITLGCDVEEFEGMPLISLNQSPIVGWNSVAKRISDILYASLAFLIFSPLMALIALAIKIFSPGPIIHRQQRMGLDGRVFQMLKFRTMRVDAESATGAVWATKNDNRVTWIGKILRRTSLDELPQFINVLKGEMSCVGPRPERPELVQKFKHDIPKYMLRHKVKAGITGWAQVNGLRGDTSLEKRIEYDLYYISNWSLFFDFKIMIMTLFKGFVSKNAY from the coding sequence ATGCTTAAAGAACATCAGCGTTATTTTAATATGTTTTTTCAATTCTTTGACATGTTCATTGTAGCACTCGCCTGGGTGTTGTCTTATCCGCTACGATTTATTTATCTCGCGGATATAATACCTGTACGTAAAGGTTATCCACTTTATGATGAATATTTTTACATCACAGGTGTTATAGTTATTATTTGGTATGCCGTTTTTAATCTTACTGGTGTTTATAAATCTCGTCGCACACAAAGTCTTTGGCCCGAACTTTTAGCACTTGCTCGTGCACAAACAGTTGCTTTTATTATTTTTGCTGCACTCACTTTTTTAACTACAGCGGTCATGTTTTCCCGTGGTGTTTTGCTTGTTTTCTTTGTTCTCGTAAATGTTTTTTTCGTAGTTGAACGTATCGCACTTCGATTTTTTCTTAAAAATTTACGAAGAAAAGGTTTTAATCGACGAAACGTACTTATCGTTGGGGATAATGAAATCGCAAAAGCATTTTTAGAGAGATTACATTATCATCCTGAATTGGGGCTTGCCGTAATGGGGGTTATCCGTCTGGATGAATTACCTGAATCAAGTCGCACAGGTTTACAAGTATTAGGCACTTGTGCTGATTTAACGAAGGTATTAACGCTTCATAAAATCGATCAAGTATTTTTGGCACTTCGAAACGCTGATCGCGATCAACTCGATATGATTCTTTCAAGTGTGATGGAGCAAAATGTTGATGTACGTATTATTCCAGATCTACATCAATTTATTACATTAGGTTGTGATGTTGAGGAGTTTGAGGGCATGCCCCTTATTTCTCTAAATCAAAGCCCCATTGTCGGTTGGAATAGTGTGGCTAAACGAATTTCTGATATTTTATATGCCAGCCTCGCATTTTTAATTTTTTCGCCCTTGATGGCTTTGATCGCTCTAGCGATAAAAATATTTTCACCAGGCCCCATCATCCACCGTCAACAACGTATGGGGCTTGATGGTCGTGTTTTTCAAATGCTGAAGTTTCGCACCATGCGCGTAGATGCAGAGAGCGCCACAGGTGCAGTGTGGGCGACAAAAAATGATAATAGAGTTACATGGATCGGTAAAATCTTACGTCGCACCTCTCTTGATGAGCTTCCTCAGTTTATTAATGTGCTTAAGGGTGAAATGAGTTGTGTAGGGCCACGTCCTGAGCGGCCCGAACTTGTACAAAAATTTAAACACGATATACCAAAGTATATGCTCAGGCATAAAGTAAAAGCTGGAATCACAGGTTGGGCTCAAGTGAATGGCTTAAGAGGCGACACCAGCCTTGAAAAACGCATCGAGTATGATCTTTATTATATTTCAAATTGGTCTTTGTTTTTCGATTTCAAAATCATGATCATGACTTTGTTCAAAGGCTTTGTTTCTAAGAACGCGTATTAA
- a CDS encoding UDP-glucuronic acid decarboxylase family protein, which yields MKVALVAGGAGFIGSHLCELLLAKNYRVYAIDNLVTGRRSNIEHLINNKSFSWIEHDINNPLHMNVACDEIYNLASPASPIDFEKIPDFILRTGSIGHLNLLQWAQQQNARILIASTSEVYGDPLEHPQKETYLGNVDCTGIRGCYDEAKRFAEAMTMAYHRRYKIDTKIMRIFNTYGPRMRPEDGRVIPNFFMQALKKQPFTIYGDGKQTRSLCYVTDLVEGMHMLMQSSINTPTNIGNPDEYTILDIAKNVGLACKVDFKTEHKPLPPSDPKQRRPDITKAKRELKWEPKVSLREGFEKTLEYFKSTLV from the coding sequence ATGAAAGTTGCTTTAGTCGCCGGTGGTGCTGGCTTTATTGGAAGCCATCTTTGTGAACTTTTGCTTGCAAAAAACTACCGCGTTTATGCCATTGATAATCTTGTCACCGGTAGACGTAGCAATATCGAACATCTTATTAATAATAAAAGTTTTAGTTGGATAGAACACGATATAAACAACCCCCTACACATGAATGTTGCTTGCGATGAAATTTACAACCTTGCAAGCCCAGCAAGCCCCATAGATTTTGAAAAAATTCCTGATTTTATTTTGCGTACCGGTTCTATTGGGCATCTCAATCTTTTACAGTGGGCTCAACAACAAAATGCCCGTATTTTAATCGCTTCTACTTCTGAAGTTTATGGTGATCCCCTAGAACACCCGCAAAAAGAAACATATCTAGGCAATGTTGATTGCACGGGTATTCGCGGTTGTTACGATGAAGCAAAACGATTTGCTGAAGCGATGACCATGGCCTACCATCGACGATACAAAATCGACACAAAGATCATGCGCATTTTTAATACTTATGGTCCACGCATGCGACCTGAAGACGGCCGTGTTATTCCTAACTTTTTTATGCAAGCGTTAAAAAAGCAACCATTTACCATTTATGGTGATGGCAAACAAACGCGCAGTCTTTGTTATGTAACTGATTTAGTTGAAGGTATGCATATGCTTATGCAAAGTTCAATTAACACACCAACTAATATTGGTAATCCTGATGAATATACGATTTTAGATATCGCCAAAAATGTTGGACTTGCTTGTAAGGTTGATTTTAAGACAGAGCATAAACCACTTCCTCCGTCTGATCCTAAACAGCGTCGACCTGACATTACAAAAGCTAAACGCGAATTAAAATGGGAACCAAAAGTTTCATTGCGTGAAGGTTTTGAAAAGACGTTGGAGTATTTTAAATCAACGCTTGTATAA
- a CDS encoding UDP-glucose/GDP-mannose dehydrogenase family protein, protein MKISVFGTGYVGLVAGVCFADAGNNVIGIDIDAKKIQALQDGIVPIYEPGLDDLLKSTLKAGRIEFTTDGKKAVKESQVIFIAVGTPEGEDGSADLSHVLNVAEFIGQNMTDEKIIVMKSTVPVGTAEKISKTVSKFTKIKFDVVSNPEFLKEGASIDDFLRPDRVVIGCSSDAARKAMEQIYAPFVKNGRPILFMSNKAAEITKYAANAFLATKISFINELALFCDAVGADVSEVKNGFTSDSRIGSAFFYPGVGYGGSCFPKDVKALVKTADEYGVSLNVVKATDTANENQKTVIIKKIKKHYPKLSGLTLSLWGLAFKPRTDDIREAPAAVIIDALLKEGVKIQAYDPAAIDNMKKTYGDKVNWTADAMSALKGSDGLVIVTEWNEFRSPDFNSMKALMKQKVVFDGRNIYEPENMRSLGFTYFSIGREKT, encoded by the coding sequence TTGAAAATCTCAGTGTTTGGAACAGGTTATGTAGGTTTAGTTGCAGGAGTTTGTTTTGCAGATGCAGGAAATAACGTCATTGGCATCGACATCGATGCTAAAAAGATTCAAGCCCTGCAAGACGGTATTGTACCTATCTATGAACCGGGGCTTGATGACTTACTTAAAAGCACACTTAAAGCTGGAAGAATTGAATTCACTACTGACGGTAAAAAAGCAGTTAAAGAATCACAAGTTATTTTTATTGCAGTAGGCACTCCCGAAGGAGAAGACGGATCAGCCGATCTTAGTCATGTTCTAAACGTTGCCGAATTTATTGGTCAAAATATGACTGATGAAAAAATTATTGTAATGAAAAGTACAGTTCCAGTGGGTACAGCTGAGAAAATTTCAAAAACAGTTTCAAAATTCACGAAAATTAAATTTGATGTGGTGAGTAACCCTGAGTTTCTTAAAGAGGGTGCTTCCATTGATGATTTTTTGCGTCCTGATCGCGTGGTAATTGGCTGCTCTTCTGATGCTGCACGAAAAGCAATGGAACAAATCTATGCACCGTTTGTTAAAAACGGCAGGCCAATTTTATTCATGTCAAACAAAGCTGCGGAAATTACGAAATACGCTGCAAATGCATTCTTAGCTACCAAAATCAGTTTCATCAATGAGCTTGCACTTTTTTGTGATGCAGTTGGTGCTGACGTTTCTGAAGTTAAAAATGGTTTTACCTCAGATTCACGTATTGGATCAGCGTTCTTTTACCCAGGTGTTGGCTATGGGGGCAGTTGTTTTCCTAAAGACGTTAAGGCACTTGTGAAAACTGCTGATGAGTACGGTGTAAGTCTCAATGTGGTTAAAGCCACAGACACAGCAAATGAAAATCAAAAAACAGTTATAATTAAAAAGATTAAAAAACATTATCCAAAACTATCGGGCTTAACACTTTCACTTTGGGGTTTGGCATTTAAACCCAGAACCGATGATATTCGTGAGGCTCCGGCTGCTGTTATCATCGACGCCCTTCTTAAAGAGGGTGTAAAGATTCAAGCGTATGATCCAGCTGCTATCGATAATATGAAAAAAACTTATGGCGATAAAGTAAACTGGACTGCTGATGCCATGAGTGCTCTTAAAGGGAGCGATGGTCTTGTCATCGTTACTGAATGGAATGAATTTAGAAGCCCTGACTTTAATTCGATGAAAGCTCTTATGAAACAAAAAGTTGTTTTTGATGGGCGAAATATTTATGAACCAGAAAATATGAGAAGCCTTGGTTTTACCTATTTCAGTATTGGTAGAGAAAAAACATGA
- a CDS encoding lysylphosphatidylglycerol synthase transmembrane domain-containing protein: MKKTITSFLKFALAVGLIYWLVATEKITAEPFLRLWDKPWLIPFMFATVFCLIFINNYRWLLLLQGQQIASSVKQTLSLTFIGLFFNLAMPGSVGGDVIKAFYIVKEQPGTRLRAATSVLMDRVVGLYAMGLVALTSVIINYEKIGSIPQLRILALFIIALVGAFTVFFMIGFSRRVRNHSLMHKILDKTPGGKLIERIYDAVHGFRNGKTQFALGILLSIGVQGLNITSLYILARALGFETASLSGFFFIIPLGLIATAIPISPAGIGVGQAVFLALFTWYDGSTTQVGPALITISQVVQAAWAIVGAILYFLRKAPIDVKVPAEAGGK, translated from the coding sequence TTGAAGAAAACAATCACTTCTTTTTTAAAATTTGCTTTAGCAGTCGGGCTTATCTATTGGCTCGTAGCCACAGAAAAGATTACGGCTGAGCCTTTTTTACGCTTATGGGATAAGCCATGGCTCATACCGTTTATGTTTGCCACGGTATTTTGTCTTATTTTTATTAATAATTATCGTTGGTTATTGCTCCTGCAAGGGCAACAAATCGCATCTTCAGTGAAGCAAACTTTGTCTCTTACATTTATCGGACTCTTTTTTAATCTCGCCATGCCAGGGAGCGTTGGTGGCGATGTGATTAAGGCCTTTTATATTGTGAAAGAGCAACCGGGTACACGTTTGAGGGCCGCAACTAGCGTTTTGATGGATCGCGTTGTAGGGCTCTATGCTATGGGGCTTGTTGCTTTAACTTCAGTGATTATTAATTATGAAAAAATCGGAAGTATTCCCCAGCTTCGTATACTCGCTTTATTTATTATTGCTCTAGTTGGAGCCTTCACGGTTTTTTTCATGATTGGTTTTTCAAGACGCGTTCGTAACCACAGTTTGATGCATAAAATTTTAGACAAAACTCCTGGAGGCAAATTAATAGAACGCATTTATGATGCCGTTCACGGATTTCGAAATGGAAAAACACAATTTGCACTTGGAATTCTTCTTAGTATCGGGGTTCAAGGTCTTAACATCACCTCACTTTATATTTTAGCTAGAGCTTTGGGTTTTGAAACTGCCTCGCTCTCAGGGTTTTTCTTTATTATCCCACTCGGATTAATTGCCACAGCTATTCCTATTAGCCCCGCAGGCATTGGTGTGGGGCAAGCTGTGTTTTTGGCCCTGTTTACTTGGTACGACGGCTCTACAACACAAGTTGGACCAGCACTTATTACGATTTCACAAGTTGTGCAGGCTGCTTGGGCTATTGTTGGAGCTATACTTTATTTTTTAAGAAAAGCTCCCATTGACGTTAAGGTTCCCGCCGAAGCTGGCGGCAAATGA
- the recO gene encoding DNA repair protein RecO yields the protein MSSVNHETKGQGFILRITAAQEADVIVKILSSNGEKISAFAKAGLKSRKRFGGSLQPLFNITYRLTKKSPQQDLYFLEEAHVRHDFKNLRTQLERLTSASYAAELVELCAHEGLENTELYNLFGATLRALDSGLSVEGVLRQFEVKLLSILGWLPGLQKCASCGVEEKELTLNPDQGLVVCRDCGRFPLILTREVAQHILNLLGTSVLENDLDESQAQRIGQITMALLQSHWGHQKPKALQFMASMRRFQKNP from the coding sequence ATGAGTTCGGTAAATCACGAAACAAAAGGTCAGGGTTTTATTTTAAGAATCACCGCCGCTCAAGAAGCTGATGTGATTGTAAAAATACTTTCTTCAAACGGCGAAAAAATATCAGCCTTTGCAAAGGCCGGGTTAAAAAGCCGCAAGCGCTTTGGCGGATCCCTTCAACCACTTTTTAACATCACCTATCGCCTCACAAAAAAATCTCCTCAACAAGATCTCTACTTTTTAGAAGAAGCACATGTGCGCCATGATTTTAAAAATCTGCGTACTCAACTTGAGCGTCTCACATCAGCGAGTTATGCTGCTGAGCTCGTAGAATTATGCGCACACGAAGGTTTAGAAAATACTGAACTCTATAATCTCTTTGGTGCGACTTTACGTGCCCTAGATTCAGGTTTGTCTGTTGAGGGTGTTCTAAGACAATTTGAGGTGAAGCTTTTATCTATTTTGGGTTGGCTCCCTGGTCTTCAAAAATGTGCCTCTTGTGGTGTTGAAGAAAAAGAGCTTACCCTAAACCCCGATCAGGGGTTGGTTGTCTGTAGAGATTGTGGAAGATTTCCGTTAATACTTACTCGTGAAGTGGCTCAACACATTTTAAATCTTTTAGGAACTTCAGTTTTAGAAAATGATCTTGATGAATCACAAGCCCAGAGAATTGGCCAGATTACTATGGCTCTATTGCAATCTCATTGGGGGCATCAAAAACCAAAAGCACTTCAATTTATGGCCAGCATGAGACGTTTTCAAAAAAATCCTTAA
- a CDS encoding HAD family hydrolase, whose product MSNSKAAFLDRDGTIIKDVIYLNDPNRIETYKESYEAIKLLNENGFKVILATNQSGVARGIVDENILKKINSMIVEDFKKNGAIIHDVYYCPHPVDGGCICRKPNAGMLQQAGQKYDIDMKLSWMVGDRMSDVEAGLRAGCQSILLQNETTPPIDTSYAAPKYIASNVLEAAKLMIQKFKEHQQQMKYR is encoded by the coding sequence ATGAGCAACTCAAAAGCTGCATTTTTAGACCGCGATGGCACAATCATTAAAGATGTTATTTACCTTAACGATCCTAATCGAATTGAGACGTATAAGGAATCTTATGAGGCCATAAAGCTATTAAACGAGAATGGCTTTAAGGTTATTTTGGCCACAAACCAAAGTGGTGTCGCGCGTGGGATTGTTGATGAAAACATCCTGAAAAAAATCAATTCAATGATCGTTGAAGATTTCAAAAAAAACGGGGCTATTATACATGATGTTTATTATTGCCCACACCCCGTCGACGGAGGATGCATTTGTCGCAAACCAAATGCAGGAATGCTTCAACAAGCTGGCCAAAAATACGATATCGATATGAAGCTTTCATGGATGGTGGGTGATCGCATGTCAGATGTAGAGGCAGGCCTTCGAGCCGGTTGCCAAAGCATTTTACTTCAAAATGAAACAACTCCCCCCATTGATACTTCCTACGCAGCTCCAAAATATATAGCTAGCAATGTTTTAGAAGCGGCAAAATTAATGATTCAAAAGTTTAAAGAACACCAACAACAAATGAAGTATCGATAA
- a CDS encoding ABC transporter transmembrane domain-containing protein yields the protein MESIKRLFPYLKPYRGTIIVTLILGVLLGATNIGMAKIVQVVNDDIFIKKDQRMLLLVPLAAIALYFVMGLLRYFHMYYLRYTGDRISVDIRNDLQTQYANLSLDFHTENSSGSLISKTMNDVVLVQLGLTLLADIVREPLTIIALLGYLFYTNWMLAAAIFLAAPIVIIVSKSLGRSVRKYSHMMQETNEEWTSTIKETIDGIRVVKAFGLETHMVNKFKKVADKFLFTRRKILGREELAGPVFELLAAVVVAGILYFAGLQIIQGKMTPGEFLSIISVLAMLQGPIKKLQDAHVRLQHTIAAAQRVFAIIDTPVKVQDPEKHNRKSIPWPDQWDTIDFKNVQFSYGNHPILRGINLKVRRGEVVAIVGASGAGKTTLVNLLPRFYDVEGGQITVGGVDVKDMQVRDLRGHIGLVTQDVFLFNESIKDNILAGNTGNEPDVKSALEAAHALAFVQNLPHKTETRVGDRGAKLSGGERQRISIARAVFKNAPVLILDEATSSLDSQSELEVQKALDELMRGRTTFVIAHRLSTIQKAHRIIVLSEGKIIEEGSHTELLTRQGAYQKLHSIQFNGA from the coding sequence TTGGAAAGCATCAAACGACTTTTTCCGTATCTAAAACCCTATCGTGGAACGATCATCGTCACACTTATTTTGGGTGTGCTGCTTGGCGCCACGAATATCGGTATGGCTAAAATCGTTCAAGTCGTTAATGACGATATATTTATTAAAAAAGATCAAAGAATGCTGCTCCTTGTACCGCTTGCAGCAATTGCGCTTTATTTTGTGATGGGTTTATTACGCTACTTTCATATGTACTATCTCAGATACACAGGTGATCGAATATCAGTAGATATTCGAAATGATCTTCAAACCCAATACGCAAATCTTAGTCTTGATTTTCATACAGAGAACTCATCAGGTAGTTTGATCAGTAAAACCATGAACGATGTGGTGCTTGTACAATTAGGTCTCACACTCCTTGCTGATATCGTTCGCGAACCACTGACCATCATCGCACTATTAGGATATCTTTTTTATACTAACTGGATGCTCGCCGCTGCGATTTTTCTTGCAGCACCGATTGTGATTATTGTTTCAAAAAGTCTTGGCCGTAGTGTTCGTAAATACAGTCATATGATGCAAGAGACCAACGAAGAATGGACTAGCACCATTAAAGAGACCATTGATGGCATCAGAGTTGTGAAAGCCTTTGGGCTCGAAACCCATATGGTCAACAAGTTTAAAAAAGTTGCTGATAAATTTTTATTCACACGACGAAAAATCTTGGGCCGCGAAGAATTAGCTGGGCCCGTGTTTGAACTTCTTGCTGCTGTAGTAGTTGCAGGCATTTTGTACTTTGCTGGATTACAAATCATTCAAGGTAAAATGACTCCAGGTGAATTTTTATCTATAATTTCAGTATTGGCAATGCTTCAAGGCCCTATTAAAAAACTTCAAGATGCCCATGTGCGTTTGCAACATACAATCGCCGCTGCACAAAGGGTATTTGCGATCATTGATACTCCTGTAAAAGTTCAAGATCCTGAAAAACATAATCGCAAATCAATACCTTGGCCCGATCAATGGGACACCATCGATTTTAAAAACGTGCAGTTCTCATACGGTAATCACCCAATTCTTCGCGGTATTAACCTTAAAGTACGTCGTGGTGAAGTTGTGGCGATCGTAGGCGCTAGCGGAGCAGGAAAAACAACTCTCGTAAATTTACTTCCACGTTTTTATGATGTCGAAGGTGGGCAAATAACAGTTGGTGGTGTTGACGTCAAAGACATGCAGGTTCGTGATCTGCGTGGTCATATCGGGCTTGTAACCCAAGACGTGTTTTTATTTAATGAATCAATCAAAGATAATATTTTAGCCGGCAATACAGGTAATGAACCAGATGTGAAGTCAGCCCTCGAAGCTGCTCACGCATTGGCGTTTGTACAAAATCTTCCTCATAAAACTGAAACACGTGTGGGTGATCGCGGAGCTAAACTTTCAGGCGGTGAACGTCAACGTATCAGTATCGCTCGTGCTGTTTTTAAAAATGCGCCTGTTCTCATTTTAGATGAGGCTACGAGTAGTCTTGATTCTCAAAGTGAACTTGAGGTTCAAAAAGCTCTTGATGAACTCATGCGCGGGCGTACTACATTTGTAATTGCCCACAGACTTTCTACAATTCAAAAAGCGCATCGCATTATTGTTTTGTCCGAGGGTAAAATCATTGAAGAGGGAAGTCACACTGAACTTCTCACTCGCCAGGGTGCTTATCAAAAACTTCATTCTATTCAATTTAATGGAGCGTAA
- a CDS encoding DUF1415 domain-containing protein: MSLDSKTDFEDSQKIIDKTVSWLETIVIGLNLCPFAKAVHTKKQIRYVVTQSVSSDELLKILKSELKSLHATNPNVADTTLIIHPQCLKDFLDYNEFLQVAENAIAQIGLEGVLQLASFHPQYQFAGSEPDAIDNYTNRSPYPMLHILREASVSKAVELFPEAVMIPANNVETMNTLGFEKLKKLLDTF, translated from the coding sequence GTGAGTCTAGATTCAAAAACAGATTTTGAAGATTCACAAAAGATCATCGATAAAACGGTGAGCTGGCTTGAGACGATCGTTATTGGTCTTAATCTGTGTCCATTTGCCAAGGCAGTTCATACAAAAAAACAAATTCGGTACGTAGTAACTCAATCAGTATCATCTGATGAATTATTAAAAATTTTAAAATCTGAATTAAAAAGCCTTCATGCAACAAATCCTAATGTCGCTGACACAACACTCATCATTCACCCTCAATGTTTAAAAGATTTTTTAGATTACAATGAGTTTTTACAAGTGGCAGAAAATGCGATTGCACAAATAGGTTTAGAAGGTGTGCTTCAGCTTGCGAGCTTTCATCCACAGTATCAGTTTGCAGGTTCAGAGCCCGACGCTATTGACAATTACACAAATCGTTCACCTTACCCAATGCTTCACATCTTACGCGAAGCCAGCGTTTCAAAAGCAGTAGAACTTTTTCCAGAAGCCGTAATGATACCTGCAAATAATGTAGAAACAATGAACACGCTAGGCTTTGAAAAATTAAAAAAGCTTCTCGATACTTTCTAA
- a CDS encoding nucleotidyltransferase family protein: MTLSQIKDILKTKEAELLGLHVKSLFVFGSVARGEEKKTSDIDFLVEFSQPVGMFDFLGLMYFLEDLLKTKIDLATKKALHPRLRDDILKEAIRVA; encoded by the coding sequence ATGACACTTTCTCAAATCAAGGATATTCTAAAAACTAAAGAGGCAGAGCTTCTTGGGCTTCACGTCAAATCATTATTTGTTTTTGGATCGGTCGCCAGAGGTGAAGAAAAAAAAACAAGTGATATTGATTTCTTGGTTGAATTCAGCCAACCTGTGGGGATGTTTGATTTTTTGGGACTGATGTATTTTCTCGAAGACCTTCTAAAAACCAAAATTGATTTAGCCACTAAAAAAGCACTTCACCCACGTCTTAGAGACGATATTTTGAAAGAAGCCATTCGTGTCGCCTAG
- a CDS encoding DUF86 domain-containing protein — translation MSPRAWKLRIHDILDGIKDIKSFIADRTREQFSADKKTYLAVIRSLEVIGEAAHHTPDAIKKKYPEIPWRKIKDFRNVLVHQYFGIDNDIIWKTINDELLSLVQVFEKILSQESE, via the coding sequence GTGTCGCCTAGAGCCTGGAAATTACGAATTCATGATATTCTAGATGGAATCAAAGATATTAAATCATTTATAGCCGATAGAACCCGCGAGCAGTTTAGCGCAGATAAAAAAACTTATTTGGCTGTTATTCGTTCTCTGGAAGTCATTGGCGAGGCTGCTCATCATACGCCGGATGCGATCAAGAAAAAATATCCTGAAATCCCATGGCGTAAAATCAAGGACTTTCGAAATGTTTTGGTCCATCAATATTTTGGTATCGACAATGACATCATATGGAAAACAATTAACGATGAGCTTTTATCTCTTGTTCAAGTTTTTGAAAAAATTCTTAGCCAAGAATCTGAGTAA